GCCTGAGCGGTCTGCTGGCTTCTCCGATCGCCCATCAGCTCCCCAGCTGGTCGCGACTGAACAGCTGTAATCCATCCTTTGCAATGGATTTGGCAACAGCTGGCAGAGTCGGGCGCCAGTCACCGAGCTACACACCCAGCGCCATCAGGCTCAGACGACCGAACCATTCACCAGCAAGACACGAAGATCAGGCCAAAGCAGCAACAACCGCAGCAGCGTGAGGCTGACCGTGAAGCAAGACCTTTCTTGCCAATCAGTGAACAGAAGATAATGGGTGTTACACAGCGAACTGTAAGCAATGTTGCGACAACTACCAAATCGAAGGATTTGGTATCAAGCGCGCAAAATTGGAATATTGCCGAGGCTGCTTTTGTGACGAATCAGACATTTGACCTGTCAGATTTTGACGACATTGGATGAATGAGTTTTCCAACAAGATGATCGAATGCGTGTACCGCAACAACACCAACAAGATGGTGATTATGAAGTGCATTGGGGAATCGCACTTTTACCTGGAAAAGGTTGTCATGCCCAAAGAGATGTTCTGGTTTCAAGCCCCACAAGAGGCTCGGTTGGAGCTCTGGCTGATGTCGCCACAAGGCCAGATGCTGGATGTACGAGCCTATGCAGCCGACTACGCGATGGACAATGATCAAATCCCCGAATCAGCGATGGCAAGTTAATGGAGGCCAATGCCATTGAACTCTTTGATCAAACACTGAGAAACTGATCAACGACTGATTGACTCAGCTCTTGCGTTGGGCCACTGGCAACAATGCCGCCACGTTGCATGGCGTAATAACGATCTGCCTGACGAACAAAGTGCAAATGCTGTTCCACCAGCAAGACACTGATTCCAGCCTGGGAAATGATCTGTCGCACTGCCGATTCGATATTAGAAACGATATTGGGCTGGATCCCTTCGGTGGGTTCATCCAGTAGGAGCAATTTGGGTTTTCCAAGCAGCGCGCGTGCAATCGCCAATTGCTGTTGCTGACCACCACTGAGGTCCCCACCCTTGCGAGTAAGGAAATCCCTCAGAATCGGGAACAAGTCGTAAACGAAGGGATCAATCCCTCGTTGGCGGTCCAGACCTCCCGGCAGCGCCTCCATACCGAGCATGAGGTTCTCCTCAACTGTGAGCTGCGGAATGATTTCGCGTCCCTGAGGCACATAACCCAAACCAGCATGCGCCCGCTGATGCGGAGCCTGACGATCGAGGGGGATGCCGTTGAAAACGATCTCACCACGACGTGGTCGCAGTAACCCGATCAGAGATTTGAGCAAGGTCGTTTTGCCGACCCCGTTGCGACCAATCAGACAAACCATCTCACCAGCCTTTACGGTTAGATCGACATCGCGAAGAATGTGACTCTCCCCGTAGTAGGTGTTCAGACCGCGCATTTCCAAAAGCGTTGTCATCCGTTGTCCTCCTCTGTGGTTCCGAGATAGACCTCAATCACACGTGGATCGGCCTGCACCTGATCCATCGTTCCTTCACAAAGCACATGCCCCTGGTGCAACACCGTCACTGGGCTCTCCAAACGACGGATGAATTCCATGTCGTGCTCGATCACCAGCACGGTGTGATCCCCAGCTAATGACTTGAGCAGATCTGCGGTGAGATCAGTCTCCTCATCAGTCAGACCAGCAACCGGTTCATCCACCAGCAAGAGATCGGGATCCTGGCCAACAAGCATGGCAATCTCTAGCCACTGCTTTTGACCATGCGACAACGAACCGGCAACCCAGTCTGCTCGGTTTTGCAGGTTGACGATACTCATCAAGTGATGCACCTGATCCCTCTTGCTGGCATTCAGGCCGCCAACCAGCAGCGACCAGGGCTGCTTCGGCTGATTCACAGCCAGCACAAGGTTGTCCTGAACGCTCAAGTGTTCAAACACCCTTGGACTCTGGAACTTGCGACCGATGCCCATGCGAGCAATGCGGTGCTCTGGACGTCCCAGCAATGAACAGCCTTTGAAGACAACATCGCCTTCCGTTGGTGCCGTCTTGCCCGTAATCACATCAAGGAATGTGGTCTTGCCGGCGCCATTGGGGCCGATCACCGCCCGAAGTTCGCCAGGAGCCAGGCTGAGGTTGAGGTCTCTCAGAGCCAGAAAACCATCAAAGCTGACAGTGATCTGCTGCAGCTCCAACAGAGCTTCGCCTCCTGTTGAGAGCATGGTCATGGCTGCACCTCCTCCTGACCATCGAGCTCAAGCCTTGGATAAGTCGCACTAGGTCGAGAGAGTCCTACACGATTCAAAAGATTGCCTGGACCCTCCCCTCGGAACCAACCAATCACCCCTTCCGGGAGCGCGGTCACCACGAGGATGAACAAACCGCCCTGAATGAAGAGCCAACTTTCAGGCATCGCCTCACTGACGAGACTCTTGGCGAAATTAATTACCACAGCACCGAGAATCGCGCCCACCAGAGTTCCGCGACCTCCAACCGCAACCCAGATGACCATGTCAATCGACATGGGCACTTCCATGAACTGCGGCGACGCACTTCCCGACTGAACGGTGTAAAGCGCACCGCCAATGCCAGCCAATGCACCGGCGAGTCCAAACACAAACGTCTT
Above is a window of Synechococcus sp. BIOS-E4-1 DNA encoding:
- the urtD gene encoding urea ABC transporter ATP-binding protein UrtD, which translates into the protein MTMLSTGGEALLELQQITVSFDGFLALRDLNLSLAPGELRAVIGPNGAGKTTFLDVITGKTAPTEGDVVFKGCSLLGRPEHRIARMGIGRKFQSPRVFEHLSVQDNLVLAVNQPKQPWSLLVGGLNASKRDQVHHLMSIVNLQNRADWVAGSLSHGQKQWLEIAMLVGQDPDLLLVDEPVAGLTDEETDLTADLLKSLAGDHTVLVIEHDMEFIRRLESPVTVLHQGHVLCEGTMDQVQADPRVIEVYLGTTEEDNG
- the urtE gene encoding urea ABC transporter ATP-binding subunit UrtE; protein product: MTTLLEMRGLNTYYGESHILRDVDLTVKAGEMVCLIGRNGVGKTTLLKSLIGLLRPRRGEIVFNGIPLDRQAPHQRAHAGLGYVPQGREIIPQLTVEENLMLGMEALPGGLDRQRGIDPFVYDLFPILRDFLTRKGGDLSGGQQQQLAIARALLGKPKLLLLDEPTEGIQPNIVSNIESAVRQIISQAGISVLLVEQHLHFVRQADRYYAMQRGGIVASGPTQELSQSVVDQFLSV
- a CDS encoding DUF1830 domain-containing protein gives rise to the protein MIECVYRNNTNKMVIMKCIGESHFYLEKVVMPKEMFWFQAPQEARLELWLMSPQGQMLDVRAYAADYAMDNDQIPESAMAS